One window of the Calorimonas adulescens genome contains the following:
- a CDS encoding energy-coupling factor ABC transporter permease, which yields MHIPDGFINVRTAAATYAVSAAFVGYSMKKAKKTMENKNIL from the coding sequence ATACATATACCTGATGGTTTTATCAATGTTAGGACAGCTGCAGCCACATATGCTGTCTCAGCAGCGTTTGTCGGTTATTCAATGAAAAAGGCAAAAAAGACGATGGAGAATAAGAACATACTATAA